A window of the Thermococcus sp. genome harbors these coding sequences:
- a CDS encoding AEC family transporter, with translation MNIAEMLALITIGYALKLAIKDEKPFDYLRILVNDVLLALFIFGNVASKDLSYLLSIKTVFLYVFLIIGISLSASYLYGRVRLKNDPWAGALMVLSVYPNTAALGFPIASLFLDDITPAILYSTTNSMIVIPIVTFIAAHYSSGGASVKESFLKALKFPPTLANLLALGLVIAGIHLPGWFIDPIKTIGWLSIPLLLIYFGSRITLRAFDVRKLLEVGAFRIAIPFVFVFLTLRSARPEIFYSVLVEASMPPAIAANAILAQYRLKADEAISVTFVLTLLVIGLFVILKAVLG, from the coding sequence ATGAACATCGCCGAGATGCTCGCGCTCATAACCATTGGTTACGCCCTTAAACTGGCCATAAAGGACGAGAAACCCTTTGATTACCTTCGAATCCTAGTGAACGACGTTCTTCTCGCGCTGTTCATCTTCGGTAACGTCGCGAGCAAGGATTTGAGTTATCTGCTCAGCATAAAGACCGTCTTCCTCTACGTCTTCCTGATAATTGGCATAAGCCTGTCCGCGTCCTATCTCTACGGTCGCGTTAGGCTCAAAAACGATCCCTGGGCCGGTGCGCTGATGGTGCTCTCGGTTTACCCCAATACTGCGGCACTCGGCTTTCCGATAGCGAGCCTTTTCTTGGACGACATAACGCCGGCTATACTCTACTCGACGACCAACTCGATGATAGTTATCCCGATAGTTACCTTCATCGCCGCCCACTATTCAAGCGGTGGTGCGAGCGTTAAGGAGAGCTTTCTCAAGGCTTTGAAGTTCCCGCCGACGCTTGCAAACCTCCTCGCTCTTGGCCTAGTTATAGCTGGAATTCACCTTCCGGGCTGGTTCATTGACCCAATAAAGACCATTGGCTGGCTCAGTATTCCGCTCCTCCTCATATACTTCGGCTCGAGGATAACGCTGAGGGCCTTTGATGTTAGAAAGCTCCTCGAGGTTGGAGCCTTCAGGATAGCGATTCCCTTCGTTTTCGTTTTCTTAACACTCAGGAGCGCGAGGCCTGAAATCTTCTACTCCGTTCTGGTTGAGGCCAGTATGCCACCTGCCATAGCGGCCAACGCGATTTTAGCCCAGTACAGGCTCAAGGCCGATGAGGCGATAAGCGTTACCTTTGTGCTAACACTGCTTGTCATAGGACTCTTTGTTATTCTGAAGGCCGTTCTGGGTTAA
- a CDS encoding MMPL family transporter has protein sequence MAWNDWIVKHAKLIVALWIVVIVLATPLAIKLSNVTNYSMSQFLPKHVESVEVQNNMSKYFPSFSQNDNTTYIIITNIKVNSPQAKEAYERFKVEAKPYGSNFTSYYDAIDLLHNKSYDIALNLTKTTANLTELFYTSAINASNAYRMTLLQVENLTNQVKLLNQTVPELARAYLALKANLTVLYNQSLALRKALNQTDMAYVELHRNLTRASEQLKELKSTIAGLNTGLYNLSDGYARTYLGVLGTYDALVQAGAYERGLDGATAQAIATQLNVPVEFVYAVYNATYQVYSAYGATAITDAFLANVTKAIVLSQINDTMQKNLAEAYSVAFYRGVVAFDEQAGSNYALIQLGKNAVQPVEEIASTALKNLPLVIERAGGSFEIPGFGQVPASTLAYIVNVSIGLGRNPSSGTVENATITIAKTLMANSPLMNLPNADEVLRTLLLYGPTKELETNLLANALKEKLPEEEKPLAELIAKTVVSFDPDAKGVLAKEPEVLKKATVSLLEEILKERGVELSADVIAKVYDSNGNVEPIAREILIQKTAERVKDEKVAEIMVNAVINNNPEELAKGIGVKEAVKEIITSVAGNAPVDIGKVVDQIYAGEDAYQIAYSLFEEGVNEKLANVSAPEDVKETLKEILLTVAKNYPMSESDIEALVKEETAKLVEKFVKEINLGVPIHVNATQLVDIAFKFRQDPNKITREDVKPIEEQIYPSIYSLAKDYIGMLKSPDNTTMLIMMVPKSLKNVTDLEKQTKFQYENTLKAKEVLLKEMRKYFPDAKAYISGTPVQTYEMIHYGKEDNAKTTKFSFIGALIVLFIILGAALLATLLPFTGVATATLTALGILYLLAKGDIINVGSWAQMITVTTALGLGIDYSTYYLHRFKEYLAEGYDHDKAASEALKRAKDAVLASASTDIIAFASFILAWEFPIFKQMGIIAPIAVIVVLIASLTFIPAITVLIGDKPIFWWPRHIKHVTETDIHEESRIAKWSIKHAKAVLLIFILLLAPAVYAFVNFNGTHDIKLFLPKDSETYHFLEISQSKLGVDVMGATYVLVKFNHPITDKDLATINEMVRDIEKINGVKYVYTVTQPYGKPVNASLDKLKAIGGNRYISTTGNMVLIEVVSKYEATTPQAHHMVEQIRNLMKEYEASGKIAKGMVGGGAALDLDLSNLINNIFWHRILPVALVLMFLSLIPTLRGIPAVISTMATIGMGVLLSIAISTWLFQKVFGQEIMWFLPLMVFVVLMGVGIDYNSFYLVKARDEFERRKPEEALIVAAGTMDLVVIGLAAVLATTYGALMTSSTWGTREIGFALAAGVLITATLAVYFLGPAMMSLFGEKAWWPLHKAEKKEKK, from the coding sequence ATGGCATGGAACGATTGGATTGTGAAGCACGCGAAGCTGATAGTTGCCCTCTGGATAGTGGTCATCGTACTGGCCACACCACTTGCGATAAAGCTCAGCAACGTCACCAACTACAGCATGAGCCAGTTCCTGCCAAAGCACGTGGAGAGCGTTGAAGTCCAGAACAACATGAGCAAGTACTTCCCGAGCTTTTCCCAGAACGACAACACGACGTACATAATCATCACAAACATCAAAGTCAACAGTCCTCAGGCGAAGGAAGCCTACGAGCGCTTCAAGGTGGAAGCAAAACCCTACGGAAGCAACTTTACCTCCTACTACGATGCAATCGATTTGCTCCACAACAAGTCATACGACATAGCGCTGAACCTCACAAAAACGACGGCAAACCTTACCGAGCTGTTCTACACCTCGGCGATAAACGCGAGCAACGCCTACAGGATGACACTCCTCCAGGTTGAGAACCTCACCAACCAGGTGAAACTCCTCAACCAGACCGTTCCTGAGCTTGCAAGGGCATACTTGGCCCTTAAAGCCAACCTTACTGTCCTCTACAACCAGAGCCTTGCCCTCAGGAAGGCACTCAACCAGACCGACATGGCTTACGTTGAGCTCCACCGGAACCTTACCAGAGCAAGTGAGCAGTTGAAGGAGCTGAAGTCAACGATAGCTGGCCTCAATACAGGCCTCTACAACCTGAGCGACGGCTATGCCAGAACCTACCTCGGCGTTCTTGGAACCTACGATGCCCTCGTCCAGGCAGGGGCCTACGAAAGGGGACTTGACGGCGCAACGGCCCAGGCCATAGCGACCCAGCTCAACGTTCCGGTGGAGTTCGTCTACGCGGTTTACAACGCGACCTATCAGGTTTACTCCGCCTATGGAGCAACAGCCATTACCGATGCCTTCCTGGCCAACGTCACGAAGGCAATCGTTCTGAGCCAGATTAACGATACCATGCAGAAAAACCTCGCCGAGGCCTACTCCGTTGCCTTCTATCGGGGTGTTGTGGCCTTCGACGAGCAAGCTGGAAGCAACTACGCGCTCATTCAGCTTGGAAAGAACGCGGTGCAACCGGTTGAGGAAATAGCCAGCACGGCTCTCAAGAACCTCCCGCTGGTCATTGAAAGGGCCGGAGGAAGCTTTGAGATTCCGGGCTTCGGTCAGGTCCCGGCCAGTACCCTGGCGTACATCGTGAACGTCTCGATAGGCCTTGGAAGGAATCCCTCCTCAGGTACCGTTGAAAATGCGACCATAACAATCGCCAAGACCCTCATGGCAAACAGCCCGCTCATGAACCTGCCTAACGCAGATGAAGTGTTGAGAACCCTCCTCCTCTACGGGCCCACAAAGGAACTTGAAACTAACCTGCTCGCCAACGCCCTCAAGGAGAAGCTACCTGAGGAAGAGAAGCCCCTTGCAGAGCTCATAGCGAAGACCGTTGTGAGCTTTGACCCCGACGCCAAGGGAGTTCTGGCCAAGGAACCTGAAGTACTTAAAAAGGCCACCGTTTCGTTGCTTGAGGAAATTCTCAAGGAGAGGGGTGTTGAGCTCTCAGCCGATGTAATAGCGAAGGTTTACGACTCCAACGGCAACGTTGAGCCGATAGCGAGGGAAATCCTGATTCAAAAGACGGCCGAGAGGGTGAAGGACGAGAAGGTAGCCGAGATTATGGTAAACGCCGTTATCAACAACAACCCAGAGGAGCTGGCCAAGGGGATTGGGGTAAAAGAGGCAGTCAAGGAAATTATCACGAGCGTTGCTGGAAACGCTCCCGTGGACATCGGAAAGGTCGTTGACCAGATTTACGCCGGGGAGGACGCCTATCAGATAGCCTACAGTCTGTTCGAGGAAGGGGTAAACGAGAAGCTCGCCAACGTTAGTGCGCCGGAGGACGTTAAGGAAACTCTGAAAGAGATACTGTTGACAGTTGCCAAGAACTACCCAATGAGCGAGTCCGACATCGAGGCCCTTGTCAAGGAAGAAACTGCGAAGCTGGTGGAGAAGTTTGTAAAGGAGATAAACCTCGGTGTTCCGATTCATGTCAACGCCACACAGCTCGTTGATATAGCCTTCAAGTTCAGGCAGGATCCGAACAAGATAACCAGGGAGGACGTTAAGCCCATAGAGGAGCAGATTTACCCCTCAATCTACAGCCTCGCAAAGGACTACATAGGCATGCTGAAGAGCCCTGACAACACGACGATGCTCATCATGATGGTTCCAAAGAGCCTCAAGAACGTTACCGACCTTGAGAAACAGACCAAATTCCAGTATGAGAACACCCTGAAGGCCAAGGAAGTCCTGCTTAAGGAGATGAGAAAGTACTTCCCCGATGCCAAGGCCTACATCAGCGGAACTCCGGTTCAGACCTACGAGATGATACACTACGGCAAAGAGGACAACGCGAAGACGACGAAGTTCAGCTTCATAGGAGCCCTGATAGTCCTCTTCATTATCCTTGGAGCCGCTCTCCTCGCTACGCTCCTGCCGTTCACAGGTGTCGCGACGGCAACGCTCACCGCACTCGGAATCCTCTACCTGCTCGCCAAGGGAGACATCATAAACGTCGGCAGCTGGGCCCAGATGATTACGGTAACGACAGCACTGGGTCTCGGTATAGACTACTCGACCTACTACCTCCACAGGTTTAAGGAGTACTTGGCTGAGGGCTACGACCACGACAAAGCGGCGAGCGAGGCCTTGAAGAGGGCCAAAGATGCAGTCCTAGCGAGCGCCTCGACGGACATCATAGCCTTTGCGAGCTTTATCCTTGCCTGGGAGTTCCCGATATTCAAACAAATGGGTATAATAGCGCCAATAGCGGTCATAGTCGTCCTTATAGCGAGCCTGACCTTCATTCCGGCGATAACAGTGCTAATAGGCGACAAGCCGATATTCTGGTGGCCGAGGCACATCAAGCACGTTACCGAAACGGATATCCACGAGGAGAGCAGAATCGCCAAGTGGTCAATCAAACACGCCAAGGCAGTACTGTTGATATTCATACTCCTCCTTGCCCCGGCAGTTTACGCCTTCGTGAACTTCAACGGAACCCACGACATAAAGCTCTTCCTTCCAAAGGACAGCGAGACATACCACTTCCTTGAGATAAGCCAGAGCAAGCTTGGAGTCGATGTCATGGGAGCAACCTACGTCCTCGTTAAATTCAACCACCCAATCACCGACAAGGACTTGGCAACGATCAACGAGATGGTGAGAGACATCGAGAAGATTAACGGTGTCAAGTACGTCTACACAGTTACCCAGCCCTACGGAAAGCCAGTTAACGCGAGCCTCGACAAACTCAAGGCAATAGGGGGCAACAGGTACATCTCAACTACCGGAAACATGGTGCTCATCGAGGTCGTCAGCAAGTACGAGGCAACAACACCACAGGCCCACCACATGGTTGAGCAGATAAGGAACCTCATGAAGGAATACGAAGCGAGCGGAAAGATAGCCAAGGGCATGGTCGGTGGTGGGGCCGCTCTGGACCTCGACCTGAGCAACCTTATCAACAACATATTCTGGCACAGAATCCTCCCAGTAGCGCTCGTCCTAATGTTCCTGTCCCTCATACCGACCCTCAGGGGAATCCCGGCAGTTATCTCGACTATGGCAACAATAGGCATGGGAGTCCTGCTCAGCATAGCGATATCAACATGGCTCTTCCAGAAGGTCTTCGGTCAGGAAATCATGTGGTTCCTGCCACTGATGGTCTTCGTCGTGCTCATGGGAGTTGGCATAGACTACAACAGCTTCTACCTCGTCAAGGCAAGGGACGAGTTCGAGCGCAGGAAGCCAGAGGAGGCCCTAATCGTTGCGGCCGGAACGATGGATCTCGTGGTTATTGGCCTCGCGGCGGTGCTCGCTACGACCTACGGAGCGCTGATGACCAGCTCAACGTGGGGAACGAGGGAGATAGGATTCGCTTTAGCGGCTGGAGTGCTAATAACGGCAACGCTGGCGGTCTACTTCCTCGGTCCGGCGATGATGAGCCTCTTCGGAGAAAAGGCCTGGTGGCCACTGCACAAGGCGGAGAAGAAAGAGAAGAAGTGA